Proteins encoded together in one Mycobacterium simiae window:
- a CDS encoding aldo/keto reductase yields MPGPLEQNSEQNSAKNPAQNVVTLNDGLAIPTVGLGVFQVPPAETEQAVSAALRVGYRHIDTAAAYRNERETGRAIANSGVPRDQLYVVTKLWNADQGYDSTLAAFEASMDRLGLDYLDLYLIHWPLPALGKFVETFKAFAHLRDQGRIRSIGVSNFEPEHLMVLIDATGIVPAVNQVELHPRFSQPEVRKVHAQHGIATEAWAPLGQGALLTHPSVIAVAEGCGRTPAQVLIRWHIQLGNIVIPKSVNPARIASNFDVFDFELSADQMASISSLDDGTRLGPDPKTFTFTGR; encoded by the coding sequence ATGCCCGGTCCCCTCGAACAAAACTCTGAACAAAACTCTGCGAAAAACCCTGCCCAGAACGTAGTCACGCTCAATGACGGTCTTGCAATACCCACCGTAGGGCTCGGAGTCTTTCAGGTTCCCCCGGCGGAGACCGAACAGGCGGTGAGTGCCGCGCTACGCGTCGGCTACCGGCATATCGACACCGCCGCCGCCTACCGCAATGAACGAGAGACCGGCCGTGCGATTGCCAATTCCGGCGTGCCGCGCGATCAACTCTACGTGGTGACCAAACTGTGGAACGCGGACCAGGGTTACGACAGCACCTTGGCCGCATTTGAGGCCAGCATGGACCGGCTCGGGCTGGACTATCTGGATCTGTACCTCATCCATTGGCCGCTTCCCGCGCTCGGAAAGTTCGTCGAGACGTTCAAGGCTTTCGCGCATCTGCGCGATCAGGGCCGCATCCGCTCGATTGGGGTCAGCAATTTCGAGCCCGAGCACCTGATGGTGCTCATCGATGCCACCGGCATCGTGCCGGCGGTCAATCAGGTTGAGTTGCACCCGCGGTTCTCCCAGCCGGAAGTGCGGAAAGTGCACGCGCAACACGGGATTGCGACCGAGGCGTGGGCGCCACTGGGCCAAGGCGCGCTGCTGACGCACCCCAGCGTCATCGCGGTCGCCGAAGGATGTGGGCGAACACCGGCCCAGGTGTTGATTAGGTGGCATATACAGCTCGGTAATATCGTGATCCCCAAGTCGGTGAACCCTGCACGGATTGCGAGTAACTTCGACGTGTTCGATTTCGAACTCAGCGCCGATCAAATGGCGTCGATCTCCTCGCTCGACGACGGAACTCGGCTTGGCCCGGATCCGAAAACCTTCACTTTCACAGGTAGGTGA
- a CDS encoding metal ABC transporter solute-binding protein, Zn/Mn family encodes MNTVAILLGAIACSGGNPPQSSPSGTAGPGAAAKLSVVATINAWGSIAAQLGGDRVQETSIITNPNTDPHSYEPSAADARTVSDATVVVENGIGYDAWADKMLASQSGSKHTVVNVGDTVGVPAGGNPHQWYSPDSVAKVAGAITAAYKKADPNDAAYFDQRNAEFLNQTLATYHSLIATIKAKYAGTPVGASESIFSPLSDALGLNLITPPEFLQAISEGTDPSPADKATIDQQIASKAVKVYVFNTQNATPDVQAQVDAAKKQGIPVTTVTETLSPENASFQDWQSSQLSALADALHSTTGK; translated from the coding sequence GTGAACACGGTCGCGATACTGCTGGGCGCGATCGCGTGCAGCGGTGGCAATCCGCCGCAATCTAGCCCTAGCGGCACGGCCGGCCCCGGCGCGGCGGCCAAGCTGTCGGTGGTCGCCACCATCAATGCGTGGGGCAGCATCGCCGCTCAGCTCGGTGGCGACCGGGTTCAGGAGACCAGCATCATCACCAACCCCAACACCGACCCGCACAGCTACGAGCCGTCGGCCGCCGACGCCCGCACCGTCTCCGACGCGACGGTCGTTGTCGAAAACGGCATCGGCTACGACGCCTGGGCCGACAAAATGCTTGCGTCCCAATCGGGCTCGAAGCACACCGTGGTCAACGTCGGCGACACCGTCGGGGTCCCGGCGGGCGGGAACCCGCACCAGTGGTATTCGCCCGACTCGGTGGCGAAGGTTGCCGGGGCGATCACCGCCGCATACAAGAAGGCAGACCCGAACGATGCGGCATATTTCGATCAACGCAACGCCGAGTTCCTCAACCAAACCCTGGCGACCTACCACAGCCTGATCGCCACCATCAAAGCCAAATACGCCGGGACCCCGGTCGGTGCCAGCGAGTCAATTTTCTCTCCACTCTCGGACGCGTTGGGGCTCAATCTGATTACCCCACCGGAGTTCCTCCAGGCAATCAGTGAAGGCACTGATCCCTCGCCGGCGGACAAGGCCACCATCGACCAGCAGATCGCGAGCAAGGCGGTCAAGGTGTACGTGTTCAATACCCAAAACGCCACACCGGATGTGCAGGCCCAAGTCGACGCGGCGAAGAAACAGGGCATACCCGTCACCACGGTGACCGAGACACTGTCGCCCGAAAACGCGTCGTTTCAAGATTGGCAGTCCAGCCAACTGTCCGCCCTGGCCGACGCCCTGCACAGCACGACGGGGAAGTAG
- a CDS encoding flavodoxin family protein gives MASDEQRPRVLLLYYTFTGQALRVLEAAGEVFGERGFDVRQARIEFTDRRYAQRFSRVPLRHAMLDLLSMLPAQVRRAGGEIRTPDEVRAGDYDLVCIGSSTWWFTTNLPMRTFLKSPEADRLLAGTPFATFCVCRRYWRGNFRATRKLAEQRGGRYLGGIHFEYLGGQLASGLSMISYLRSGRYRDRYFGVPIPPTNVVPYQLEQTRHFAAELANRLPQQVIR, from the coding sequence ATGGCCTCCGACGAGCAACGGCCGCGGGTTTTGCTCCTGTACTACACGTTCACGGGGCAGGCGCTGCGGGTACTCGAGGCCGCCGGCGAGGTCTTCGGCGAACGCGGCTTCGACGTGCGTCAGGCCCGCATCGAGTTCACCGATCGTCGCTACGCGCAGCGGTTTTCCCGCGTCCCGCTGCGGCACGCGATGCTCGACCTGCTCAGTATGTTGCCCGCGCAAGTGCGCCGCGCCGGCGGGGAAATCCGCACCCCCGACGAGGTGCGCGCCGGGGACTACGACCTGGTCTGCATCGGCTCCTCGACCTGGTGGTTCACGACGAACCTGCCCATGCGCACCTTCCTGAAGTCCCCGGAGGCCGACCGGCTACTGGCCGGTACCCCGTTCGCCACCTTCTGCGTGTGCCGTCGCTACTGGCGCGGAAATTTCCGCGCCACACGCAAGCTCGCCGAACAGCGCGGCGGCCGGTATCTGGGTGGCATCCACTTCGAATACCTCGGCGGGCAGTTGGCCTCCGGGCTGTCGATGATCAGCTACCTGCGGTCGGGCCGGTATCGCGATCGCTACTTCGGCGTGCCCATCCCGCCGACCAACGTCGTACCCTATCAACTCGAGCAGACCCGGCATTTCGCTGCCGAACTCGCGAACCGGTTGCCGCAGCAGGTGATTCGCTAA
- a CDS encoding saccharopine dehydrogenase family protein has product MVVYGATGYSGRLVAEYLARAAGHARVALAGRSRERLLAVRESLGAGAGQWPLIVADTAQPAAVQAMAARTRVVLTTVGPYTTHGLPVVAACAKAGTDYADLTGEVMFVRTAIDRYHKQAADTGARIVVSCGFASLPSDLNVYQLYRRAVDDVTGELCDTTLVFRSFFQGGGSGGTVASEFEAMRTASRDPAARRLMADPYTLTPDHGAEPDLGRQPDFRWRQGSRIAPELAGFWVGGLVWAPHNTRVVRRSNALQDWAYGRRFRYSETMSLGRSFAAPAAAAAVTGTLAGVFSLGTRHFHRLPRRWLQRLTKPGTGPGEALRQRGHYTAQTYTTTTSGVRYLATVGQQLDAYSGTGVLLAECGLALAFDRDRLAAVRGVLTPAAAMGEALLTRLPAAGVAMNTVRLNP; this is encoded by the coding sequence ATTGTCGTCTACGGCGCGACGGGCTATTCCGGCCGGCTGGTGGCCGAATACCTGGCCCGGGCCGCGGGCCACGCGCGGGTTGCGCTGGCCGGGCGCTCCCGAGAGCGGCTGCTGGCGGTGCGCGAATCCCTCGGCGCCGGGGCGGGACAGTGGCCGCTGATCGTGGCCGACACCGCGCAGCCCGCCGCCGTGCAGGCGATGGCGGCCCGCACCCGCGTGGTGTTGACCACGGTGGGCCCCTACACCACGCACGGTTTGCCGGTGGTGGCGGCATGCGCCAAGGCAGGCACCGACTACGCCGACCTGACCGGTGAGGTGATGTTCGTGCGCACCGCCATCGATCGCTACCACAAGCAGGCCGCCGACACCGGGGCCCGGATCGTCGTCTCATGTGGATTCGCTTCGTTGCCTTCGGATCTGAACGTCTACCAGCTCTACCGCCGCGCAGTCGACGACGTAACTGGCGAATTGTGCGACACCACCCTGGTGTTCCGGTCCTTCTTCCAGGGTGGCGGATCGGGCGGCACCGTCGCCTCGGAATTCGAGGCGATGCGCACCGCGTCCCGCGATCCCGCGGCGCGTCGGCTGATGGCCGACCCGTACACGCTGACTCCCGACCACGGGGCCGAGCCGGATCTGGGCCGCCAGCCCGACTTCCGGTGGCGGCAGGGCAGCCGGATCGCACCCGAACTCGCCGGTTTCTGGGTGGGCGGTCTGGTGTGGGCGCCGCACAATACCCGAGTCGTCCGGCGCAGCAACGCCTTACAGGACTGGGCCTATGGCCGCCGGTTTCGCTACTCGGAGACCATGAGTCTGGGTAGGTCATTCGCCGCGCCGGCGGCTGCCGCGGCGGTGACGGGAACCCTGGCCGGTGTATTCAGCCTGGGCACCAGGCACTTTCACCGGTTGCCGCGACGATGGCTGCAGCGGTTGACCAAGCCCGGTACCGGTCCGGGCGAAGCGCTACGTCAGCGCGGTCACTACACGGCACAGACCTACACCACCACCACATCCGGGGTCCGCTACCTGGCGACCGTTGGCCAGCAACTCGACGCCTACAGCGGTACCGGGGTGCTGCTTGCGGAATGCGGGCTGGCGCTGGCCTTCGATCGTGACCGGCTCGCCGCTGTGCGCGGCGTGCTCACCCCGGCCGCGGCGATGGGCGAGGCGTTGCTGACGCGGCTGCCCGCCGCCGGGGTGGCAATGAACACGGTGCGGCTGAATCCTTAG
- the coaD gene encoding pantetheine-phosphate adenylyltransferase: MSGAVCPGSFDPVTLGHIDVFERAAAQFDEVIVAILTNPAKKGMFDIDERIAMIEESTTHLPNLRVEVGQGLVVDFVTSHGMTAIVKGLRTGTDFEYELQMAQMNKHVANVDTFFVATSPQYSFVSSSLAKEVAMLGGDVTALLPDPVNRRLRERRSREH; the protein is encoded by the coding sequence ATGAGCGGCGCCGTATGTCCGGGCTCGTTTGACCCAGTGACGTTGGGTCACATCGACGTCTTCGAACGCGCCGCGGCGCAATTCGACGAGGTGATCGTCGCCATTCTGACCAACCCCGCGAAAAAGGGCATGTTCGACATCGACGAGCGGATCGCGATGATCGAGGAGTCGACCACCCATCTGCCCAATCTGCGCGTCGAGGTCGGTCAAGGTCTGGTGGTGGACTTCGTGACGTCCCACGGGATGACCGCGATCGTCAAGGGCCTGCGCACCGGCACCGATTTCGAATACGAATTGCAGATGGCGCAGATGAACAAGCACGTCGCGAATGTGGACACGTTTTTCGTGGCGACCTCGCCGCAGTATTCGTTCGTGTCGTCGTCGTTGGCCAAGGAGGTCGCGATGCTGGGCGGCGACGTCACTGCGTTGTTGCCGGATCCGGTGAACCGTCGGCTGCGGGAGCGGCGTTCGCGTGAGCACTGA
- the rsmD gene encoding 16S rRNA (guanine(966)-N(2))-methyltransferase RsmD — protein sequence MTRIIGGVAGGRRIAVPPRGTRPTTDRVRESLFNIVTARRDLAGLAVLDLYAGSGALGLEALSRGAVSALFVESDQRAAAVIARNIEALGLPGATLRRGLVATVLAGGTASPADLVLADPPYEVDTAEVQSVVAALGQYGWVHSGSLAIVERAAAGTTLTWPDGWTPWPQRVYGDTRLELAEFGAGALLP from the coding sequence GTGACCAGGATCATCGGCGGGGTGGCCGGTGGGCGGCGCATCGCGGTGCCACCACGGGGAACCCGGCCCACCACCGACCGGGTCCGCGAATCGCTGTTCAACATCGTCACCGCGCGGCGGGATCTGGCCGGCCTGGCGGTGCTGGACCTCTACGCCGGCTCGGGTGCGCTGGGTCTCGAGGCGCTCTCCCGCGGCGCGGTGTCGGCGCTGTTCGTCGAGTCGGATCAGCGCGCCGCGGCCGTCATCGCCCGCAATATCGAGGCCCTGGGCCTGCCCGGTGCCACGCTGCGCCGCGGTCTGGTGGCGACCGTGCTGGCCGGGGGCACCGCATCCCCGGCCGATCTGGTCCTGGCCGATCCGCCCTATGAGGTCGACACCGCCGAGGTGCAGTCCGTGGTGGCCGCGCTGGGCCAGTACGGGTGGGTGCATTCGGGGTCGCTGGCGATCGTCGAACGGGCCGCCGCCGGTACGACACTGACCTGGCCGGATGGCTGGACACCATGGCCGCAGCGGGTATACGGCGACACCCGTTTGGAGCTGGCCGAATTTGGCGCAGGCGCCCTGCTACCTTGA
- a CDS encoding vitamin K epoxide reductase family protein produces MSDEPAEPSGDPAPAATRQVPVLSAWWVLIAGAVGLAASATLTVEKIDILLNPSYVPSCNLNPIISCGSVMVTPQASLLGFPNPLLGIVAFTVVLVAGVLAVAKVPIPQWFWLALTAGILVGAVFVHWLILESLYRIGALCPYCMVVWAMTITLLVVVGSIALRPVLESRDSAVVRLLYQWRWSLTTLWFTGVFLLIMVRFWDYWSTLL; encoded by the coding sequence GTGTCGGACGAGCCCGCCGAACCATCAGGAGATCCGGCACCGGCTGCCACGCGTCAGGTACCGGTGCTCAGTGCCTGGTGGGTGCTGATCGCCGGTGCGGTGGGCCTGGCCGCGTCGGCGACGCTGACGGTGGAGAAGATCGACATCCTGCTCAACCCGTCCTACGTGCCGTCCTGCAACCTCAATCCGATCATCTCGTGCGGGTCGGTGATGGTGACACCGCAAGCGTCGCTGCTGGGCTTCCCGAACCCGTTGCTCGGCATCGTGGCCTTCACGGTGGTGCTGGTCGCGGGAGTCTTGGCGGTAGCGAAAGTACCGATTCCGCAATGGTTTTGGCTGGCGCTGACCGCCGGGATCCTGGTCGGTGCGGTGTTCGTGCACTGGCTGATCCTCGAAAGCCTGTACCGGATCGGCGCTCTGTGCCCCTACTGCATGGTGGTCTGGGCGATGACGATTACGCTGCTGGTGGTGGTGGGGTCCATCGCGTTGCGTCCGGTGCTGGAAAGCCGGGACAGCGCCGTGGTGCGGCTGCTCTACCAATGGCGGTGGTCGCTTACCACGCTATGGTTTACCGGGGTGTTTCTGCTGATCATGGTGCGATTCTGGGACTATTGGTCGACGCTGCTGTGA
- a CDS encoding alpha/beta hydrolase yields MTQSLPGAPEVRLGARRGSTRWADRVQDVVTTVGVKAIPWIPNPAKRVMCAGRAIIIDGNTLDPTLQLMLSGLRLGGIDGLVVRGDPAASRAQLRQSMLALPGPQIHVTVEELTLPGPAGSIPARHYRPASGAAADLLVFYHGGGWTLGDLDTVDALCRLTSRDAGVHVLSVDYRLAPEHPAPAAIDDAYAAYRWACEHAAELGAVPGRVAVGGDSAGGNLAAVVCQLTRDEGGPAPLLQWLIYPRTDFTAHTRSLSLFARGFVLTKRDIDWFTEQYLTGTGIDLADPRVSPVYAESLSGLAPALIAVAGFDPLRDEGQRYAAALQEAGTPVDLRYLGSLTHGFASVFQLGGDSAAATSDLISALRAHLSRA; encoded by the coding sequence ATGACACAGAGTCTGCCAGGCGCACCGGAGGTGCGTCTCGGAGCTCGGCGCGGATCGACCCGCTGGGCCGACCGTGTGCAGGACGTCGTGACGACCGTCGGCGTCAAGGCCATTCCGTGGATCCCGAACCCGGCCAAGCGGGTCATGTGCGCCGGCCGGGCGATCATCATCGACGGCAACACACTGGACCCCACCCTGCAGTTGATGCTGTCCGGGCTGCGGCTCGGCGGTATCGACGGATTGGTCGTCCGCGGCGACCCGGCGGCATCTCGGGCGCAGCTGCGCCAGTCGATGCTGGCGCTGCCCGGCCCGCAGATTCACGTCACGGTCGAAGAGCTGACGCTGCCGGGGCCCGCCGGCTCGATTCCGGCGCGGCACTACCGTCCGGCCAGCGGTGCGGCCGCCGACCTGCTGGTCTTCTACCACGGCGGCGGTTGGACGCTGGGCGACCTGGACACCGTCGATGCGCTGTGCCGGCTGACCAGCCGCGACGCCGGTGTGCACGTCCTGTCGGTCGATTACCGGCTGGCTCCCGAGCACCCGGCGCCGGCCGCAATCGACGACGCTTACGCGGCGTATCGGTGGGCGTGCGAACATGCGGCCGAACTCGGTGCGGTCCCAGGGCGGGTCGCGGTCGGTGGTGACAGTGCCGGCGGCAACCTGGCCGCCGTGGTGTGCCAGCTGACGCGCGACGAGGGTGGTCCGGCGCCGCTGCTGCAATGGCTGATCTACCCCCGGACCGACTTCACCGCCCACACCCGGTCGCTGAGCCTGTTCGCGCGTGGCTTCGTGCTGACCAAGCGCGACATCGACTGGTTCACCGAGCAATACCTGACTGGCACCGGCATCGACCTGGCGGACCCGCGCGTGTCGCCGGTGTACGCCGAGTCGCTGTCCGGGCTGGCGCCCGCGCTGATCGCGGTCGCCGGGTTTGACCCGTTGCGCGATGAGGGACAGCGTTACGCGGCGGCCTTACAGGAGGCTGGCACTCCGGTTGACCTGCGCTATCTCGGTTCCCTGACGCACGGCTTCGCCAGTGTGTTTCAGCTCGGCGGCGACAGCGCGGCCGCCACCAGCGATCTGATCTCGGCGCTGCGCGCTCACCTGAGCCGGGCCTGA
- a CDS encoding pyruvate carboxylase, producing MISKVLVANRGEIAIRAFRAAYELGVGTVAVYAYEDRNSQHRLKADESYQIGEIGHPVRAYLSIDEIVETARRAGADAVYPGYGFLSENPDLAAACASAGITFVGPGAEILELTGNKARAIQAAREAGLPVLRSSAPSASVDELVAVAESEADGMRFPLFVKAVAGGGGRGMRRVTELAGLPEAIEAASREAESAFGDPTVYLEQAVIKPRHIEVQILADNVGNVIHLYERDCSVQRRHQKVVELAPAPNLSPELRDKICADAVAFARHIGYSCAGTVEFLLDESGQYVFIEMNPRIQVEHTVTEEITDVDLVSSQLRIASGETLDDLGLRQGNISPHGAALQCRITTEDPANGFRPDTGRISTYRSPGGAGIRLDGSTNLGAEIGAHFDSMLVKLTCRGRDFHSAVARARRAIAEFRIRGVSTNIPFLQAVLEDPDFQAGRITTSFIDERPQLLTARASADRGTKILSYLADVTVNQPHGPRQSMVYPHDKLPEIDLEAAPPAGSKQRLVELGPEGFARWLRESPAVGVTDTTFRDAHQSLLATRVRTSGLLMVAPYLARTMPQLLSVECWGGATYDVALRFLKEDPWERLAALREEIPNICLQMLLRGRNTVGYTPYPESVTSAFVEEATATGIDIFRIFDALNNLDSMRPAIDAVRETGSAIAEVAMCYTGDLSDPGEQLYTLDYYLNLAERIVDAGAHVLAIKDMAGLLRPQAAHRLVSALRSRFDLPIHVHTHDTPGGQLASYLAAWQAGADAVDGAAAPMAGTTSQPALSSIVAAATNTEHDTGLSLSAVCALEPYWEALRKVYAPFESGLPGPTGRVYRHEIPGGQLSNLRQQAIALGLGDRFEEVEEAYAGADRVLGRLIKVTPSSKVVGDLALALVGAGASADEFASDPGRFDIPESVLGFLRGELGDPVGGWPEPLRSAALAGRAPAKPIEQLTAEDEAGLALTGPKRQATLNRLLFPGPTKEFEEHREIFGDTSHLSANQFFYGLRQGEEHRVKLERGVDLLIGLEAISEPDERGMRTVMCIINGQLRPVLVRDRSIASTVPTAEKADRGNPDHVAAPFAGVVSVSVAEGDRVTAGQTIATIEAMKMEAPITAPKDATVARVAVSSTEQVEGGDLLVVLS from the coding sequence GTGATCTCCAAGGTGCTGGTAGCCAATCGCGGTGAAATCGCGATTCGTGCTTTCCGCGCGGCCTACGAACTCGGGGTGGGCACCGTTGCGGTGTACGCCTATGAGGACCGCAATTCCCAGCATCGGCTCAAGGCTGACGAGTCCTACCAGATCGGCGAGATCGGTCATCCGGTGCGCGCCTACCTGTCGATCGACGAGATCGTCGAAACCGCCCGCCGGGCCGGCGCCGACGCCGTCTACCCGGGTTACGGTTTCTTGTCGGAAAACCCGGACCTGGCCGCGGCATGCGCGTCGGCCGGAATCACGTTCGTGGGTCCGGGCGCGGAAATTCTTGAGCTGACCGGGAATAAGGCGCGCGCCATCCAGGCTGCCCGCGAAGCCGGGCTGCCGGTCCTGCGCTCGTCGGCGCCGTCGGCGTCGGTCGACGAGCTGGTGGCCGTGGCGGAATCCGAGGCGGACGGCATGCGGTTTCCGCTGTTCGTCAAGGCCGTTGCCGGTGGCGGCGGGCGGGGGATGCGCCGGGTCACCGAGCTGGCCGGGCTGCCCGAGGCGATCGAGGCGGCCAGCCGCGAGGCCGAGTCGGCCTTTGGCGACCCGACCGTCTACCTCGAGCAGGCGGTGATCAAGCCGCGTCACATCGAGGTGCAGATTCTGGCGGACAACGTCGGCAACGTGATCCATCTGTACGAGCGGGATTGCAGCGTGCAGCGTCGCCACCAGAAGGTTGTCGAATTGGCGCCTGCGCCAAACCTTTCCCCCGAACTGCGGGACAAGATCTGCGCCGACGCCGTCGCGTTCGCCCGGCACATCGGTTACAGCTGTGCGGGCACGGTGGAGTTCCTGCTGGACGAGAGCGGGCAGTACGTCTTCATCGAGATGAATCCCCGAATTCAGGTGGAGCACACCGTAACCGAGGAGATCACGGACGTCGACCTGGTATCTAGCCAGCTGCGCATCGCGTCCGGTGAGACGCTCGACGATCTGGGGCTGCGACAGGGGAACATCTCCCCGCACGGCGCCGCGCTGCAATGCCGGATCACGACCGAGGACCCGGCCAACGGGTTCCGGCCCGACACCGGCCGGATCAGCACCTACCGCAGCCCCGGTGGGGCGGGCATCCGCCTGGACGGCAGCACCAACCTGGGCGCGGAGATCGGCGCGCATTTCGACTCCATGCTGGTCAAGTTGACCTGCCGGGGCCGCGACTTCCACTCGGCCGTGGCCCGGGCCCGCCGCGCGATAGCGGAGTTCCGGATCCGCGGCGTGTCGACGAATATTCCGTTCCTGCAGGCAGTTCTGGAGGACCCGGACTTCCAGGCCGGCCGGATCACCACATCCTTCATCGACGAGCGTCCCCAGCTGTTGACCGCACGAGCCTCGGCCGACCGCGGCACCAAGATCCTCAGCTATCTGGCCGATGTCACCGTCAACCAGCCGCACGGGCCGCGGCAGTCGATGGTGTATCCGCACGACAAGCTGCCCGAGATCGACCTCGAGGCCGCCCCGCCCGCGGGGTCCAAGCAGCGCCTCGTCGAGTTGGGACCCGAAGGCTTCGCGCGCTGGTTGCGTGAATCGCCCGCGGTCGGCGTCACCGACACCACCTTCCGCGATGCGCACCAGTCCTTGCTGGCCACCCGGGTACGCACCAGCGGCCTGCTGATGGTGGCGCCGTACCTGGCGCGCACGATGCCGCAGCTGTTGTCGGTGGAGTGCTGGGGCGGCGCGACTTACGATGTGGCACTGCGGTTTTTGAAGGAAGATCCGTGGGAGCGGCTGGCCGCGCTGCGCGAGGAGATCCCGAATATCTGTCTGCAGATGCTGCTGCGGGGTCGCAACACGGTGGGGTACACGCCATACCCGGAGTCGGTCACGTCGGCCTTCGTCGAGGAGGCGACGGCAACCGGGATCGACATCTTCCGCATCTTCGATGCGCTGAACAATCTGGACTCGATGCGGCCGGCGATCGACGCTGTGCGCGAAACAGGTTCGGCGATAGCCGAAGTCGCGATGTGTTACACCGGTGACCTGAGCGATCCGGGCGAACAGCTCTACACGCTGGACTACTACCTCAACCTGGCCGAGCGGATCGTCGATGCCGGTGCGCACGTGCTGGCCATCAAAGACATGGCTGGACTGTTGCGCCCGCAGGCCGCGCACCGGCTGGTCAGCGCGCTGCGCAGCCGCTTCGATCTGCCGATCCACGTACACACGCACGACACCCCGGGCGGGCAGCTGGCCAGTTACCTGGCCGCCTGGCAGGCCGGTGCGGATGCGGTCGACGGCGCCGCCGCGCCGATGGCCGGCACCACCAGCCAGCCCGCCCTGAGCTCGATCGTCGCCGCCGCCACAAATACCGAACACGACACCGGCCTGTCGTTGTCGGCGGTATGCGCGCTGGAGCCCTACTGGGAGGCGCTGCGAAAGGTCTACGCTCCGTTCGAATCCGGTCTGCCCGGACCCACCGGACGGGTGTATCGCCACGAGATTCCGGGCGGGCAGCTGTCGAACCTGCGGCAGCAGGCGATCGCGTTGGGACTGGGCGACCGCTTCGAAGAGGTCGAAGAGGCCTACGCCGGGGCCGACCGGGTGCTGGGCCGACTGATCAAGGTGACCCCATCGTCGAAGGTGGTCGGCGATCTGGCCCTAGCCCTGGTCGGTGCGGGGGCCAGTGCGGACGAATTCGCTTCCGACCCAGGGCGATTCGACATTCCGGAATCGGTGCTGGGATTTTTGCGCGGCGAGCTGGGTGATCCGGTCGGGGGCTGGCCGGAGCCGTTGCGTAGTGCCGCGCTGGCTGGGCGGGCACCCGCCAAGCCGATCGAGCAATTGACCGCCGAGGACGAGGCCGGGTTGGCGTTGACCGGCCCGAAACGCCAAGCCACTCTGAACCGCTTGCTATTCCCCGGCCCCACAAAGGAATTCGAGGAACACCGGGAAATCTTCGGCGATACCTCGCACCTGTCGGCAAACCAGTTCTTCTACGGTCTGCGCCAAGGTGAAGAACATCGGGTGAAGCTCGAGCGCGGGGTCGACCTGTTGATCGGCCTCGAAGCGATCTCCGAACCCGACGAGCGCGGCATGCGCACGGTGATGTGCATTATCAACGGGCAGTTGCGTCCGGTGCTGGTGCGCGATCGCAGCATTGCCAGCACCGTCCCGACCGCGGAGAAGGCCGACCGGGGCAACCCCGATCATGTCGCCGCGCCGTTTGCCGGCGTGGTGAGTGTCTCGGTGGCCGAAGGCGATCGGGTCACTGCCGGCCAGACCATCGCCACGATCGAGGCGATGAAGATGGAGGCTCCGATCACCGCGCCAAAGGACGCCACGGTGGCGCGGGTCGCGGTGTCGAGCACCGAGCAGGTCGAGGGCGGAGACCTGCTGGTGGTGCTCAGCTGA
- a CDS encoding DsbA family protein: protein MADKSKRPPRFDLKASDGKSGRLIQIGGTAFIVIFAVALVFYIVTSHHDKKGGVPGEGDTVRVTSSKLVTQPGTNNPKAVVTFYEDFLCPACGNFERTFGPTVSRLIDAGAIAADYAMVAILDSTKTQNYSSRAGAAALCVADENMDAFRRFHTALFSKGIQPDERGPNFPDNAKLIEYARQAGVVGKVPDCINSGKYLAKVVGEASAASITATPTVKINGENYDPSTPDALVAKIKSIVGDIPGIDTAVAPAAA from the coding sequence GTGGCCGACAAATCGAAACGTCCCCCCCGATTCGACCTGAAGGCCTCCGACGGTAAGTCCGGCCGGCTCATTCAGATCGGGGGCACCGCGTTCATCGTCATTTTCGCGGTTGCGCTCGTGTTCTACATTGTGACGTCGCATCACGACAAGAAGGGCGGCGTGCCCGGTGAGGGCGACACGGTGCGGGTGACGTCCAGCAAGCTGGTCACCCAGCCCGGTACGAACAACCCCAAGGCCGTGGTCACTTTCTACGAGGACTTCCTGTGCCCGGCCTGCGGTAATTTCGAGCGGACCTTCGGGCCGACGGTATCCAGGCTGATCGACGCCGGCGCCATTGCGGCGGATTACGCGATGGTGGCCATCCTGGACAGCACTAAAACCCAGAACTATTCCTCGCGGGCGGGGGCGGCGGCGCTCTGTGTCGCGGACGAGAACATGGATGCGTTCCGGCGCTTCCACACCGCGCTGTTCTCCAAAGGGATCCAGCCCGACGAGCGGGGCCCGAATTTCCCGGACAACGCAAAGCTGATCGAATACGCCCGTCAGGCCGGTGTCGTCGGCAAGGTGCCGGACTGCATCAACAGCGGAAAGTACCTCGCCAAGGTGGTCGGGGAAGCCTCGGCCGCGAGCATCACCGCCACGCCGACGGTCAAGATCAACGGCGAGAACTACGACCCGTCGACGCCGGACGCGCTGGTCGCCAAGATCAAGAGCATCGTGGGTGACATACCGGGCATCGACACGGCCGTCGCCCCTGCGGCCGCGTAG